A genomic window from Methanoculleus caldifontis includes:
- a CDS encoding ligand-gated ion channel, translated as MYDGAGWPVRGRGDRSVRAHTVWRVLFLALLLGALAGTVAARDDAAVQELTGRIEPGQAIVYDLDLQAGQTLYAYAEGTSGNLDPFLAVAGPDLNASRVHTEFANDVNRSLAAGQDALGVIPEVAGRYFLAWNDDTNGTYDSALQYRAPAAGGYRLIVIGSPARRGQTFGDYRLLVGIDAPQVLTGQAEPTGAAVAVLNTSASRMRVGVREVTGNLSANRSSTFYILDPVEANDTFYASIEAASGNLVPAMILRDYGGKPLAAVASTTETTGATLQYTFSGASSNNRLEVLSSPLNGVNTTGDFRLLTGLNAPGVLAGNEPPGGRPVLQEPIQVKVGVELEQITDVDQVSENFAAVANIWMEWNDPALAFSPDECNCRVKIYRSIGDFVDAEGSRWPEFTLYNQQAQRWTQNQIIVVQQSGTATYFEHFWTTLQAPDFNFRAYPFDTQDFFIRIDSLYPEELYVYEPWPEKTAVGTQLGEEEWYITASDTGISTVEITTRNSRYSFHFEAARHLTYYILRILVPILIIILLTYVTFLLKDYGKRAEIASANLLLFIAFNFTIAGSLPRLGYLTFLDAVLVATFVITGATVAYNLYLRWLATERQKEIAERIDRLMVWLYPAAYVAAFVLASLFF; from the coding sequence ATGTACGACGGGGCCGGCTGGCCGGTGCGGGGACGGGGAGACCGGAGCGTTCGGGCCCATACAGTATGGAGGGTGCTCTTCCTGGCTCTCCTGCTGGGGGCACTGGCAGGCACGGTAGCCGCCCGGGACGATGCCGCAGTCCAGGAGCTCACCGGACGTATCGAGCCCGGCCAGGCAATCGTCTACGATCTTGACCTGCAGGCGGGCCAGACCCTGTATGCCTATGCGGAGGGGACCTCAGGAAACCTGGACCCGTTCCTCGCCGTCGCCGGCCCGGATCTCAACGCGAGCCGGGTGCATACCGAGTTCGCAAACGACGTGAACCGCTCCCTTGCAGCGGGGCAGGACGCGCTCGGGGTGATCCCGGAGGTCGCCGGCAGATACTTCCTTGCCTGGAACGACGATACGAACGGCACGTATGATTCCGCCCTGCAGTACCGGGCTCCCGCCGCCGGCGGCTATCGCCTGATCGTCATCGGTTCTCCGGCAAGACGCGGGCAGACCTTCGGGGATTACCGCCTCCTGGTCGGGATCGACGCGCCGCAGGTGCTGACCGGCCAGGCCGAGCCGACCGGAGCCGCCGTCGCGGTCCTGAATACATCCGCTTCGAGGATGCGCGTCGGTGTCCGGGAGGTGACGGGAAACCTCTCCGCCAATAGATCCTCGACCTTCTACATCCTCGACCCGGTAGAGGCGAACGACACGTTCTACGCCTCCATCGAAGCGGCATCCGGGAACCTGGTCCCGGCGATGATCCTCCGGGACTACGGCGGCAAGCCCCTCGCAGCAGTGGCTTCTACAACGGAGACGACGGGCGCCACGCTCCAGTACACCTTCTCCGGCGCCAGCAGCAACAACCGGCTGGAGGTGCTCTCAAGCCCGCTGAACGGGGTCAACACGACAGGAGATTTCCGCCTGCTGACCGGCTTGAACGCCCCTGGCGTTCTGGCGGGCAACGAACCGCCCGGAGGCCGGCCCGTCCTGCAGGAGCCCATTCAGGTCAAAGTCGGCGTCGAACTGGAGCAGATCACCGATGTGGACCAGGTCAGCGAGAACTTCGCTGCCGTGGCCAACATCTGGATGGAGTGGAACGACCCCGCCCTGGCGTTCAGCCCGGACGAATGCAACTGCCGGGTCAAGATCTACCGGAGCATCGGCGACTTCGTCGATGCCGAGGGCTCGCGGTGGCCGGAGTTCACGCTCTACAACCAGCAGGCGCAGCGCTGGACGCAGAACCAGATCATCGTGGTGCAACAGAGCGGCACCGCCACCTACTTCGAACACTTCTGGACGACCCTGCAGGCGCCGGACTTCAACTTCAGGGCTTACCCGTTCGATACCCAGGACTTCTTCATCCGCATCGACTCGCTCTATCCCGAAGAGCTGTACGTCTACGAACCCTGGCCGGAGAAGACCGCCGTAGGCACCCAGCTCGGGGAGGAGGAGTGGTACATCACCGCGAGCGACACCGGCATCAGCACGGTCGAGATCACGACCCGGAACTCCCGCTACTCCTTCCACTTCGAGGCGGCCCGCCACCTGACCTACTACATCCTCCGTATCCTGGTACCGATCCTGATCATCATCCTGTTGACCTACGTCACGTTCCTCCTCAAAGACTACGGGAAACGTGCCGAGATAGCCAGCGCCAACCTGCTCCTCTTCATCGCGTTCAACTTCACCATCGCCGGAAGCCTGCCGCGTCTCGGCTATCTGACATTCCTCGATGCCGTCCTGGTCGCCACCTTCGTGATCACCGGCGCCACGGTAGCCTACAACCTCTACCTGAGGTGGCTGGCGACGGAGAGACAGAAGGAGATTGCGGAACGTATCGACCGGTTGATGGTCTGGCTCTACCCGGCCGCATACGTCGCCGCGTTCGTTCTTGCCTCATTGTTTTTCTGA